The following coding sequences are from one Megamonas funiformis window:
- the cas6 gene encoding CRISPR-associated endoribonuclease Cas6, whose translation MKVYQIRIKLYLLKDIMAQDVQIMLTRFIDKSLFAKENLGKLHNTNTYKNYCYDLLSPLEKDKIYKKGKIYTLTIRTIDEDMAEFFYEVCPNINTREFKGLTAEKRVLPRKIIEFIYTLTPMIIKAENGYWKNCMSQEEFEQRFIINLTKKINNFKGDINDKDEINIEKFYSTIEFLNKTPVPMKYKNIKLLGDKVRLAVLDDEKSQEMAYLSLGVGLGEMNSRGAGFVNYRWL comes from the coding sequence ATGAAGGTTTATCAAATACGTATAAAATTATATTTATTAAAGGATATCATGGCACAAGATGTGCAAATTATGTTGACTAGATTTATTGATAAAAGTTTATTTGCAAAAGAAAATCTAGGAAAATTACATAATACAAATACATATAAAAATTATTGCTATGATTTATTATCGCCATTGGAAAAAGATAAAATCTATAAAAAAGGCAAGATATATACTTTGACTATCAGGACTATTGATGAGGATATGGCAGAATTTTTCTATGAAGTTTGTCCAAATATAAATACTAGAGAATTTAAAGGGCTGACAGCAGAAAAAAGAGTTTTGCCACGAAAGATAATAGAATTTATCTATACTTTGACACCAATGATAATCAAGGCAGAAAATGGTTATTGGAAAAATTGCATGAGTCAAGAAGAATTTGAACAGCGATTTATCATTAATTTAACTAAGAAAATAAATAATTTTAAAGGCGATATAAATGATAAAGATGAAATAAATATAGAAAAATTTTATTCCACTATAGAATTTTTAAATAAAACACCTGTGCCAATGAAATATAAAAATATAAAACTTCTCGGCGATAAAGTACGTCTTGCTGTCTTAGATGATGAAAAATCTCAAGAAATGGCATATTTATCTTTAGGCGTGGGCTTAGGTGAGATGAATTCACGAGGAGCAGGTTTTGTGAATTATCGTTGGCTATAA
- a CDS encoding FHA domain-containing protein, which produces MASKAFLVALQYGMLLCICGYIFVTVKSMFKDLKSTSSLKPVKEESAQNEVALIVLEAADPKLANKKISFSGQISIGRGKENDIVLDDIYVSHHHAVISPVRNLYQIEDLQSRNHTYINGNILNGKEFLQNGDVIKIGCVSFRFER; this is translated from the coding sequence ATGGCAAGTAAAGCTTTTTTAGTAGCACTACAGTATGGAATGCTTCTTTGTATCTGTGGTTATATTTTTGTAACTGTAAAATCCATGTTCAAAGATTTGAAAAGCACTTCCAGCTTAAAGCCAGTGAAAGAAGAATCTGCACAAAATGAAGTGGCTTTAATAGTGCTAGAAGCAGCAGATCCTAAATTGGCTAATAAGAAAATATCTTTTTCAGGTCAAATCTCTATCGGTAGAGGTAAAGAAAATGATATTGTATTAGATGATATTTACGTATCACATCATCATGCTGTTATTAGTCCAGTTCGCAATCTTTATCAGATTGAGGATTTACAAAGTCGAAATCACACCTATATAAATGGTAATATTCTTAATGGCAAAGAATTTTTACAAAATGGTGATGTTATAAAAATAGGTTGTGTATCATTCCGTTTTGAGAGGTGA
- a CDS encoding Stp1/IreP family PP2C-type Ser/Thr phosphatase encodes MIITHATDIGCVRTTNEDSYLCIEPHIYAVADGMGGHAAGEIASRIMVDTIKFHLENKNPDECSEECLKSVVLEANKQIMKASSENPDYNGMGTTISLFYVHYGYATWAHVGDSRIYLLRNGQIYQLTNDHSLVNELLKQNKITAQEAENYPHKNILTRAAGVSVNLNVDTGYCDVLQADKFLICSDGLTNMVDNEELKNICYDSNIKDKAQHLVQRAINYGGKDNITCIVVEIS; translated from the coding sequence ATGATAATTACTCATGCTACTGATATTGGTTGTGTACGTACTACAAATGAAGATAGTTATCTTTGTATTGAACCACATATTTATGCAGTTGCAGATGGCATGGGAGGACATGCAGCTGGAGAGATTGCCAGTCGCATAATGGTGGATACTATAAAATTTCATTTGGAGAATAAAAATCCTGATGAGTGTAGTGAAGAATGTTTAAAATCTGTTGTCTTAGAAGCGAATAAACAAATTATGAAAGCTTCTAGTGAAAATCCTGATTATAATGGCATGGGGACTACGATTAGTCTATTTTATGTTCATTATGGATATGCCACATGGGCTCATGTAGGTGATAGCAGAATTTACTTATTGCGCAATGGTCAAATTTATCAATTGACAAATGACCATTCTTTGGTGAATGAATTATTAAAACAAAATAAAATCACAGCACAGGAAGCTGAAAATTATCCACATAAGAATATTTTAACAAGAGCAGCTGGTGTTTCTGTGAATTTAAATGTAGATACAGGTTATTGTGATGTTTTACAAGCGGATAAATTCCTTATTTGCTCTGATGGCCTTACAAATATGGTAGATAATGAGGAGCTAAAAAATATCTGTTATGATAGTAATATAAAAGATAAAGCTCAACATTTAGTACAAAGAGCAATTAATTATGGTGGAAAAGACAATATTACATGTATCGTGGTGGAAATATCATGA
- a CDS encoding FtsW/RodA/SpoVE family cell cycle protein, producing the protein MIKKGYITLVFSILLLFLGTLLINIKNNTLTNEAFIPAGILSVIFIVVQIISVKLRKNADNYLLSLVMFMSSISAIMILRLKPDLYMHQIVWICIGLIVFLIIVTVSDRLLELLDYPYVLGFGALIIICSVLIFGTDIGGNRNWIILGPIQVQPSEFAKLLIIAFLSSFLSENKNVLVLPSRGWKFIHLPPFRFLAPLLLIWSASILMFVSLRDLGSALLFFGIVVIMTYVATGKKLYVAIALFFFSLSSYISYLLFAHVQTRVAIWLHPWDDPMGSAYQIVQSLFAFGYGGVFGTGYTSGFPRLIPEVHTDFIFAAIGEEFGLIGVTFLLLAYLLLFMRGIKAALLLTNEKYKLMAFGLAITLLLQTFIILAGVTKLLPLTGITLPFISYGGSSMVSSFISLGLLYALSSKER; encoded by the coding sequence ATGATAAAAAAGGGATATATTACATTAGTATTTTCAATTTTATTATTATTTTTGGGTACATTATTAATTAATATCAAAAATAATACTTTGACTAATGAAGCATTTATTCCAGCCGGAATATTATCTGTTATTTTTATCGTAGTACAGATAATAAGCGTAAAATTGCGAAAAAATGCGGATAATTATTTATTATCATTAGTCATGTTTATGTCGAGTATCAGTGCTATCATGATTTTGCGATTGAAGCCAGATTTATATATGCATCAGATAGTATGGATATGTATAGGGCTTATTGTATTTTTGATAATTGTAACAGTATCTGATAGGTTGTTAGAATTATTGGATTATCCTTATGTACTAGGATTTGGGGCTTTGATAATTATTTGTTCTGTACTTATATTTGGGACAGATATCGGTGGTAACCGCAACTGGATTATCTTAGGGCCTATTCAAGTACAGCCTTCAGAATTTGCGAAATTATTGATTATAGCCTTTTTATCTTCGTTTTTATCCGAAAATAAAAATGTCTTAGTATTGCCTAGCCGTGGCTGGAAATTCATTCATTTACCGCCATTTAGATTTTTAGCTCCATTGTTATTGATATGGAGTGCATCAATTTTGATGTTTGTAAGTCTTCGAGATTTAGGCTCAGCATTATTATTTTTTGGCATAGTTGTCATCATGACTTATGTAGCTACAGGTAAAAAATTATATGTAGCGATAGCATTATTTTTCTTTTCATTATCTTCATATATAAGTTATTTATTGTTTGCTCACGTGCAAACTCGTGTAGCTATTTGGTTACATCCTTGGGACGACCCGATGGGCAGTGCTTATCAAATAGTACAATCATTATTTGCTTTTGGTTATGGCGGAGTTTTCGGCACAGGATATACATCTGGCTTTCCTCGTTTAATACCAGAAGTTCATACTGATTTTATTTTTGCTGCTATTGGAGAAGAATTTGGTTTAATAGGTGTAACCTTTTTATTGTTGGCATATTTATTATTATTTATGCGAGGCATAAAAGCTGCCTTACTTTTGACTAATGAAAAATATAAATTGATGGCATTTGGCTTAGCTATAACTTTATTATTACAGACATTTATTATATTAGCTGGTGTAACTAAGCTGTTACCACTCACAGGTATTACTTTACCTTTTATTAGTTATGGTGGTAGTTCTATGGTTTCATCTTTCATTTCACTAGGGCTATTATATGCTCTCAGTAGTAAGGAGAGATAA
- a CDS encoding peptidoglycan D,D-transpeptidase FtsI family protein produces MHRQNSIDKHIYTIVKVFIGLFAIIFINLAYIQIYQAEDLLKDSHNSHVAEKALQVQRGKILDRNGVVLADTTVEKDGFKRVYPYGEIFASPIGYVSDKLGYAGIESTQNTYLAGNNLVLHALGPISQIFEQNVGNDVHLTLNADYQQAAYDALGNRKGAVVVLNRKTGEVLAMVSRPMFNPNTIDEDWDNLRVDENSPLLNRASQGLYPPGSVIKPMIGDGVLTSGVATTDTVVNCTGALQLSGGYSLSDSSGEVHGGVNLAKAIEESCNSYFGTMGIRLGSDGLKETFSRFGYDQELDTDFINNKPQLPDFDNLSDGELAQVGIGQSTLLVTPLRMSMLAGSIGNEGIMMKPFVVNAITAPDNSILEQHQPMTWRQVSSPETINIIYEDMKNVINHGTGTRAKVPGIEMIGKTGTAENSTGKDHAWFIGCANMPNEDIAFAVIVENSGFGGSEAAPIIKNILTSILAKEGK; encoded by the coding sequence TTGCATAGACAAAATAGTATAGATAAACATATATATACAATCGTAAAAGTATTTATTGGCTTATTTGCAATAATCTTTATTAATCTAGCATATATTCAAATATATCAAGCTGAAGATTTATTAAAAGATAGTCATAATTCACATGTAGCAGAAAAAGCATTACAAGTACAACGCGGTAAAATTTTAGATAGAAATGGCGTGGTGCTTGCAGATACTACAGTGGAAAAAGATGGATTTAAAAGGGTATATCCTTATGGCGAGATTTTCGCTTCGCCAATTGGTTATGTAAGCGATAAATTAGGTTATGCTGGCATAGAAAGTACGCAAAATACTTATCTTGCTGGTAATAATTTAGTATTGCATGCATTAGGGCCTATTTCTCAAATTTTTGAACAAAATGTGGGAAATGATGTTCATTTAACACTCAATGCAGACTATCAACAAGCAGCTTATGACGCTTTAGGTAATCGCAAAGGGGCAGTTGTAGTTTTAAATCGTAAAACTGGTGAAGTATTAGCAATGGTTAGTAGACCAATGTTTAATCCAAATACGATTGATGAAGATTGGGATAATCTTCGTGTAGATGAAAATAGTCCTTTATTAAATCGTGCTAGTCAAGGTTTATATCCACCAGGTTCAGTAATCAAGCCTATGATAGGTGATGGTGTATTGACAAGTGGAGTAGCGACTACAGATACTGTGGTTAATTGTACAGGGGCTTTACAATTAAGCGGAGGATATTCTTTATCAGATAGTAGTGGAGAAGTTCACGGTGGTGTGAATTTAGCCAAAGCTATAGAGGAATCTTGTAATAGTTATTTTGGTACAATGGGTATACGTTTAGGTAGTGATGGTTTAAAAGAAACTTTCTCTCGTTTTGGTTATGACCAAGAACTTGATACAGATTTCATCAACAATAAACCACAATTACCTGATTTTGATAATTTAAGTGATGGAGAACTTGCTCAAGTAGGTATTGGGCAATCTACTTTACTCGTAACACCGCTTCGTATGTCTATGTTAGCTGGAAGTATAGGGAATGAAGGTATCATGATGAAACCTTTCGTAGTAAATGCCATTACAGCTCCAGATAATAGTATTTTAGAACAACATCAACCAATGACTTGGCGACAAGTATCTTCACCAGAAACAATAAATATCATCTATGAAGATATGAAAAATGTTATTAATCATGGTACAGGTACAAGAGCCAAAGTTCCTGGTATTGAAATGATAGGTAAAACAGGTACTGCTGAAAATTCTACAGGCAAAGACCACGCTTGGTTTATTGGTTGTGCAAATATGCCAAATGAAGATATTGCATTTGCTGTTATCGTAGAAAATAGCGGATTTGGTGGTAGTGAGGCTGCACCTATTATAAAAAATATACTCACAAGTATTTTAGCAAAGGAAGGGAAGTAA
- the pknB gene encoding Stk1 family PASTA domain-containing Ser/Thr kinase translates to MSTLLDNRYELIERIGDGGMAEVYRAHDKMLDRFVAVKILHPQFTSDESFVTRFRREAQGAAKLSHPNIVSIYDVGSCDGKYYIVMEYIKGETLKDKINREAPLPIDVTLKIVQEIAEALENAHANHLVHCDIKPHNILINEAGHVKVADFGIARATSSSTITYTGTIVGSVHYFSPEQAKGHTISPKSDIYSLGVVMYEMLTGKVPFTGETAVSIAIKHLQEPPIPPHELRPDIPAIVEAIVLKAMDKNPDNRFSSTEMIKEIEQAKRKPFAKVNVPTEDPFATRVLTSEEIEQLQNIEPKKTTVTPNYSQPVYQENKVEPQRKSKNSFNKTFIMGLIFILVLGFGVGAFLSYGDFWSSKTVEVPNVVGMSQAQAEETLKAENLRVEVAETFDESVPVGKVASQTPEAGKTVKESRLVTIYISKGGEEINMINLVGLSQSEAENQLAKLKLKIGQVTAEYSDKPSGTVLKQSISANNKVKKGANIDIVVSKGKEVKKVSVPNVVGQSVDSARATLEAQGFNVSASASSGSVTAQSVSAGSQVETGTTIELTVSSGSADRHENSTNTNVPDKNEQTNTTNTGTTNTTTPEKPAIEVPQRQRD, encoded by the coding sequence ATGTCTACGCTCTTAGACAATCGTTATGAATTAATTGAACGTATAGGCGACGGTGGTATGGCAGAAGTTTATCGCGCTCATGATAAGATGTTAGACCGTTTCGTGGCTGTTAAAATTTTACATCCGCAATTTACAAGTGATGAATCATTTGTAACAAGATTTCGTCGTGAAGCTCAAGGAGCTGCTAAATTATCACATCCGAATATTGTTAGTATTTATGATGTAGGCTCTTGTGATGGTAAATACTATATAGTAATGGAATATATAAAAGGAGAAACTTTAAAAGATAAAATAAATCGTGAAGCTCCTTTACCAATAGATGTAACACTTAAAATTGTACAGGAAATAGCAGAAGCTTTAGAAAATGCCCATGCAAACCATCTTGTACATTGTGATATTAAACCGCATAATATCTTAATCAATGAAGCAGGTCATGTAAAAGTAGCTGATTTTGGTATAGCTAGAGCTACATCATCATCAACAATAACATATACAGGTACAATTGTAGGTTCTGTACATTATTTTTCTCCAGAACAAGCAAAAGGTCATACTATTAGCCCTAAATCAGATATTTATTCTTTAGGTGTAGTAATGTATGAAATGCTTACAGGTAAAGTTCCTTTTACAGGTGAAACTGCTGTTAGTATTGCGATAAAACATCTTCAAGAACCACCAATTCCACCGCATGAATTGCGTCCAGATATACCAGCAATTGTTGAAGCTATAGTATTAAAAGCAATGGATAAAAATCCAGATAATCGTTTCTCTAGTACAGAAATGATTAAAGAAATTGAACAGGCAAAAAGAAAACCATTTGCAAAGGTTAATGTACCAACAGAAGACCCATTTGCAACAAGAGTGCTTACTAGTGAAGAAATAGAACAATTACAAAATATTGAACCTAAGAAAACTACAGTAACACCAAATTATAGTCAGCCTGTATACCAAGAAAATAAAGTAGAACCACAGAGAAAATCAAAGAACTCGTTTAATAAAACATTTATTATGGGCTTGATTTTTATTCTAGTGTTAGGTTTTGGTGTAGGTGCATTTTTATCCTATGGTGATTTTTGGAGCAGTAAAACTGTAGAAGTGCCAAATGTGGTAGGTATGAGTCAAGCACAGGCTGAAGAAACTTTGAAAGCGGAAAACTTGCGTGTAGAAGTAGCAGAAACCTTTGATGAGTCAGTGCCAGTAGGAAAAGTTGCTTCACAAACTCCAGAAGCTGGTAAAACTGTAAAAGAATCTCGCTTAGTTACTATTTATATAAGTAAAGGCGGAGAAGAAATCAATATGATTAATTTAGTAGGTTTGAGCCAAAGTGAGGCAGAAAATCAACTTGCTAAATTGAAATTGAAGATTGGTCAAGTTACAGCAGAGTATTCTGATAAACCAAGTGGAACAGTATTAAAACAATCTATATCTGCTAATAATAAAGTTAAAAAAGGTGCTAATATAGATATTGTAGTAAGTAAAGGTAAAGAAGTTAAAAAAGTATCTGTACCAAATGTAGTTGGACAATCTGTAGATTCTGCAAGAGCTACACTAGAAGCGCAAGGATTTAATGTAAGTGCAAGTGCTTCATCTGGTAGTGTAACAGCACAAAGCGTATCAGCTGGTTCTCAAGTAGAAACAGGTACTACTATTGAATTGACTGTATCTTCTGGTAGTGCAGATAGACATGAAAATAGCACAAATACAAATGTACCAGACAAAAATGAACAAACAAATACTACTAATACGGGAACAACTAATACAACAACGCCAGAAAAACCAGCGATAGAAGTTCCACAAAGACAAAGAGATTAG
- the queC gene encoding 7-cyano-7-deazaguanine synthase QueC, which produces MNAVILLSGGLDSTTCMAVAKQQGYDLYPISFDYHQRNKIELEGAKEIAKFFGAKRHLIIDTNMNAIGGSALTDENIEVPKGNVDRKDNDVPVTYVPSRNLIFLSYALGYAEVVKADAIFIGVNAVDFSGYPDCRPEFIQKFQDMADYACKTTAVDGKKIKIVTPLQSLSKKEIIQLGTKLGAPYHLTRSCYNGREKACGVCDSCKLRLRGFAEAGIKDPIAYEKNYNDVTKNHIAYENGE; this is translated from the coding sequence ATGAATGCTGTTATTTTATTATCAGGTGGATTAGATTCTACAACTTGTATGGCAGTGGCAAAACAGCAGGGTTATGATTTATATCCTATAAGTTTTGACTATCATCAACGTAATAAAATTGAATTAGAAGGTGCTAAAGAAATTGCTAAATTCTTTGGTGCTAAAAGACATTTAATTATTGATACAAATATGAATGCTATTGGCGGTTCAGCTTTAACTGATGAAAATATTGAAGTGCCAAAAGGAAATGTTGATCGAAAAGATAATGATGTACCAGTAACATATGTACCATCAAGAAATTTGATTTTCTTAAGCTATGCTTTAGGTTATGCTGAAGTAGTAAAAGCTGACGCTATCTTTATCGGTGTCAATGCAGTTGATTTTTCTGGATATCCTGATTGCAGACCAGAATTTATCCAAAAATTCCAGGATATGGCAGATTATGCTTGCAAAACTACAGCTGTTGATGGCAAAAAAATAAAGATTGTAACACCTCTACAATCTTTATCTAAAAAAGAAATCATTCAATTGGGTACAAAATTAGGAGCACCATATCATTTAACTCGCAGTTGTTATAATGGTAGAGAAAAAGCTTGTGGTGTTTGTGATAGCTGTAAACTTCGTTTGAGAGGTTTTGCTGAAGCAGGAATAAAAGACCCTATAGCTTATGAAAAAAATTATAATGATGTAACTAAAAATCATATTGCTTATGAAAACGGAGAGTGA
- the folE2 gene encoding GTP cyclohydrolase FolE2: MQDVQNRVDKRGIAIQRVGISDVYLPLQIKQEQHSQPVMARLKFTVDLPMEYKGTHMSRFQEILTKWHTNPIGQAEIGNILDEAITKLSSNSAHLSMSFKYFIEKTAPVSGKKSLLDLDCKVSAVKTASKNSMPFTLAIKIPVTSLCPCSKEISAYGAHNQRSIISVKINYDGKKTAINIKDIVSLIEAQASCPLYPLLKREDEKYVTEKAYENPKFVEDILRDCVLALRTLDDIHYFSVECENFESIHNHNAYASHVEYLK, encoded by the coding sequence TTGCAAGATGTACAAAATAGAGTAGATAAACGAGGTATTGCCATTCAGCGAGTGGGTATTAGCGATGTTTATTTACCTTTACAAATAAAGCAAGAACAGCATAGCCAGCCAGTTATGGCTAGATTGAAATTTACTGTAGATTTGCCTATGGAATATAAAGGTACACATATGAGCCGTTTTCAAGAAATTTTGACGAAATGGCATACCAATCCTATTGGGCAAGCTGAAATAGGCAATATTTTAGATGAAGCTATCACTAAATTAAGTTCTAATTCAGCACATTTGTCAATGAGTTTTAAATATTTTATAGAAAAAACTGCTCCTGTTAGTGGTAAAAAATCTTTATTGGATTTAGATTGCAAAGTAAGTGCTGTAAAAACAGCTAGTAAAAATTCTATGCCATTTACACTAGCTATAAAAATACCAGTAACATCTCTTTGTCCATGCAGTAAAGAAATCTCAGCATATGGGGCACATAATCAACGCAGTATTATTTCTGTAAAAATAAATTATGATGGCAAAAAAACAGCTATAAATATTAAAGATATTGTAAGCTTGATAGAAGCACAAGCTTCTTGTCCATTATATCCATTATTAAAACGTGAAGATGAAAAATATGTAACAGAAAAAGCATATGAAAATCCGAAGTTTGTAGAAGACATTTTACGTGATTGTGTTTTAGCACTTAGAACATTAGATGATATTCATTACTTCTCTGTGGAATGTGAAAACTTTGAGTCCATTCATAATCATAATGCTTATGCTAGTCATGTAGAATATTTAAAATAA
- a CDS encoding glycoside hydrolase family 36 protein, with protein MLKNILKVNRPDFIELTTETKTVTAKWENDDYNLDDINVKLNQDNEYLAIFLTAQTSKVKWIKLRWNNLSWDKNVRFLGDAWERGYGDMEWKGMNPNRFMPWYFCAKSEAKSICYGVKVRPSAMCFWQVDSLGMTLFLDVRCGGSGVNLKGRVIKLADVIACEMRDCTSFEAMQEFCGQMCEDPILPKYPVYGSNNWYYAYGKSSESEILADCDYILNLTKDIENKPYMVIDDCWQEHHRLNEYNGGPWTKGNEKFPDMKALADKLVQKGVRPGIWVRLLLNEDENIKNEWRLSHNNCIDPTNPEALNYIKEDIKRICNWGYTLIKHDFSTFDLFGKWGFQMSPLVTDDGWHFYDDSLTSAEVVKLLYKVILDASVEASNGETLILGCNTIGHLGAGYMHINRTGDDTSGVDWERTRFMGVNTLAFRLPQHGKFYEIDADCVGIDGGISWSMNKQWADVLAQSGTPLFISVRPNILDETEKQELHEILKVASKQEHHVIPVDWEETTCPEHWQDKDHDIDCKYQWFEETGLKFNPNTIRYQTFLSMTE; from the coding sequence ATGTTAAAGAATATATTGAAAGTAAATAGACCGGATTTTATTGAGTTGACTACAGAAACAAAAACTGTAACTGCTAAATGGGAAAATGATGATTATAATTTAGATGATATAAATGTTAAGCTAAATCAGGATAATGAATATTTAGCTATTTTTCTTACTGCTCAAACTTCAAAAGTGAAATGGATAAAATTGAGATGGAATAATTTGAGTTGGGATAAAAATGTTCGTTTTTTAGGTGATGCATGGGAACGTGGATATGGTGATATGGAATGGAAAGGTATGAACCCAAATCGTTTTATGCCGTGGTATTTCTGTGCTAAAAGTGAAGCAAAATCTATTTGTTATGGGGTAAAAGTAAGACCGTCAGCAATGTGCTTTTGGCAAGTGGATTCTTTAGGTATGACTTTATTTTTAGATGTTCGCTGTGGTGGTAGTGGTGTAAATCTAAAAGGTAGAGTGATTAAGCTTGCTGATGTTATAGCTTGTGAAATGCGTGATTGCACTAGTTTTGAAGCTATGCAAGAATTTTGCGGTCAGATGTGTGAAGACCCAATATTACCTAAATATCCTGTTTATGGTAGCAATAACTGGTATTATGCTTATGGCAAAAGTTCAGAAAGTGAAATTCTAGCTGATTGTGATTATATTTTAAATTTAACAAAAGATATAGAAAATAAACCATATATGGTTATTGATGATTGTTGGCAAGAACATCATCGTTTAAATGAATATAATGGTGGCCCATGGACAAAGGGAAATGAAAAATTTCCAGATATGAAAGCTTTAGCTGATAAATTAGTACAAAAAGGCGTGCGTCCAGGTATTTGGGTGAGATTATTATTAAATGAAGATGAAAATATAAAAAATGAGTGGAGATTATCACATAATAATTGTATCGACCCAACTAATCCAGAAGCACTCAATTATATTAAAGAAGATATCAAGAGAATTTGTAATTGGGGATATACTTTAATTAAACATGATTTTTCTACTTTTGATTTATTTGGCAAATGGGGCTTTCAAATGAGTCCACTTGTAACAGATGATGGTTGGCATTTTTATGATGATAGTTTGACAAGTGCCGAAGTAGTGAAATTATTATATAAAGTTATTTTAGATGCAAGTGTGGAAGCTTCTAATGGAGAGACTTTGATACTTGGCTGTAATACTATAGGTCATTTAGGTGCAGGTTATATGCATATTAATCGCACTGGTGATGATACAAGTGGAGTAGATTGGGAAAGAACTAGATTTATGGGTGTAAATACATTAGCATTTCGTTTACCTCAGCATGGTAAATTCTATGAGATTGATGCTGATTGTGTAGGTATTGATGGAGGTATTTCATGGTCAATGAATAAACAATGGGCAGATGTATTAGCGCAAAGTGGAACACCTTTATTTATTTCTGTTAGACCAAATATTTTAGATGAAACAGAAAAACAAGAATTACATGAGATTTTGAAGGTAGCATCTAAGCAAGAACATCATGTAATTCCTGTTGATTGGGAAGAAACTACTTGCCCAGAGCATTGGCAGGATAAAGACCATGATATAGATTGTAAATATCAATGGTTTGAAGAAACAGGATTAAAATTCAATCCAAATACAATACGTTATCAAACTTTTTTATCTATGACAGAATGA
- a CDS encoding AraC family transcriptional regulator: MADVAIMEYKTSSKDLYLVSCGWEKCGATHSYGPAVRNYYMLHFILKGQGHYYLNNKHYKLNENQCFLTEPGTVTLYKAEPTNPWTYTWICFNGDYVPHLLKQSNLNTDNPIINLSCNQTIYEIIKEMLSYHQLTPANECYLQSKLYLIFAKLHEALQSVYNKVELNNNFYVTKAIEYIEKNTFTNLSVNDIARYLNISRSHLYALFKQELNTSPQQFLTNAKIANARELLSKTKIPIYSVALSCGYKNAFAFSRAFKQVTNISPREYRQHYLQPNDLVKY; encoded by the coding sequence ATGGCTGATGTTGCAATTATGGAATATAAAACTAGTTCTAAAGATTTATATTTAGTATCCTGTGGCTGGGAAAAATGTGGTGCTACACATTCTTATGGACCAGCTGTTCGCAATTATTATATGCTTCATTTTATCTTGAAAGGTCAAGGTCATTATTATTTAAATAATAAACATTATAAATTAAATGAAAATCAATGTTTTCTCACAGAACCTGGAACAGTAACTTTATATAAAGCAGAACCTACAAACCCATGGACTTATACATGGATTTGTTTCAATGGCGATTATGTGCCGCACTTACTTAAACAGTCAAATTTAAATACAGATAATCCCATCATCAATCTATCTTGTAATCAAACCATCTATGAAATAATCAAAGAAATGCTCTCTTATCATCAACTCACACCTGCAAATGAATGTTATCTACAAAGTAAATTATATCTCATTTTTGCTAAACTTCATGAGGCTTTACAAAGTGTTTATAACAAAGTCGAACTAAATAATAATTTTTATGTAACTAAAGCGATTGAATATATTGAAAAAAATACTTTTACTAATCTAAGTGTAAATGATATCGCTAGATATCTCAATATCAGCAGAAGTCATTTATATGCATTATTTAAACAAGAATTAAATACTTCACCACAACAATTCTTAACTAATGCCAAAATAGCAAATGCACGTGAACTTTTAAGCAAAACGAAAATTCCTATTTATAGCGTAGCTTTATCATGTGGCTATAAAAATGCTTTTGCTTTTTCACGTGCATTTAAACAAGTTACGAATATCTCTCCACGAGAATATCGTCAACACTATCTCCAACCAAACGATTTAGTAAAATATTAA